A window of Streptomyces sp. SAI-127 contains these coding sequences:
- a CDS encoding holo-ACP synthase, which yields MSIIGVGIDVAEIDRFAASLERTPGLAQRLFRDDELLLPGGERRGVASLAARFAAKEALAKALGAPAGLHWTDAEVYVEDSGRPRLRVTGTVAARAAELGVRSWHVSLSHDAGVASAVVIAEG from the coding sequence ATGAGCATCATCGGCGTCGGTATCGACGTGGCGGAGATCGACCGGTTCGCGGCGTCCCTGGAGCGAACGCCCGGCCTGGCCCAACGGCTTTTCCGGGACGACGAGTTGCTGCTGCCGGGCGGGGAGCGGCGGGGTGTCGCCTCGCTGGCGGCGCGGTTCGCCGCCAAGGAGGCGCTGGCGAAGGCGCTCGGGGCCCCCGCGGGCCTGCACTGGACGGATGCCGAGGTCTACGTCGAGGACAGCGGGCGGCCCCGGCTGCGGGTGACCGGGACGGTCGCGGCGCGGGCGGCGGAACTCGGGGTGCGGTCCTGGCATGTGTCGCTCAGTCACGACGCGGGGGTGGCGTCGGCGGTGGTGATCGCGGAGGGGTGA
- a CDS encoding histidine phosphatase family protein, with the protein MTGTATRYLYLTRHGEALPDESGLTRAGRQQATLLGRRLQDIPFTAVHHGPLPRAAQTARLIHDQLKDVPLRASEVAGDYVPYVPRKDELPPEAADYYLRFLADTTDDEREQGAALARQALDLFTGPVDGEADRHELVVTHNFLVAWLVRDAMHAPKWRWLGLNHGNAALTVIRYAPGRAASVLVSNDMRHLPTELRWTGFPAESHI; encoded by the coding sequence ATGACCGGCACAGCCACCCGTTACCTCTACCTCACCCGGCACGGCGAGGCGTTGCCGGACGAGAGCGGGCTGACCCGGGCCGGCCGGCAGCAGGCCACACTGCTCGGCCGACGGCTCCAGGACATCCCCTTCACGGCCGTTCACCATGGCCCGCTGCCGCGGGCAGCACAGACAGCCCGCCTGATCCACGACCAGCTGAAGGACGTCCCCCTGCGCGCCTCGGAGGTCGCGGGGGACTACGTGCCCTACGTTCCCCGGAAGGACGAACTCCCGCCCGAAGCAGCCGACTACTACCTCCGCTTCCTCGCCGACACCACCGACGACGAACGGGAGCAGGGCGCCGCGCTGGCCCGCCAGGCACTCGACCTGTTCACCGGACCGGTGGACGGCGAAGCGGACCGGCACGAACTGGTCGTCACCCACAACTTCCTCGTCGCCTGGCTCGTCCGGGACGCCATGCACGCCCCGAAGTGGCGCTGGCTCGGCCTCAACCACGGGAACGCGGCGCTCACGGTCATCCGTTACGCACCCGGCCGAGCCGCCTCCGTCCTCGTCTCCAACGACATGCGGCACCTGCCCACCGAGCTGCGCTGGACCGGCTTCCCTGCCGAGTCGCACATCTGA
- a CDS encoding ATP-binding protein, whose amino-acid sequence MPENEPWEYTLYIPNDVRAVTVARRTLRLILTLHGLIRLTDTAELLAAELVSNAVRHTKGPAALRVRWTAGVLRIGAWDADPEPPEPPGELGVLGEEGRGLALVRACADLWGLQPLARHGNRGKYVWCELAAA is encoded by the coding sequence ATGCCCGAAAACGAACCCTGGGAGTACACGCTGTACATCCCGAACGACGTCCGAGCCGTCACCGTGGCCCGCCGCACCCTCCGCTTGATCCTCACCCTGCACGGCCTGATCCGCCTGACGGACACCGCGGAGCTGCTCGCGGCCGAGCTGGTCTCGAACGCCGTACGCCATACGAAAGGACCGGCCGCGCTACGGGTGCGCTGGACGGCGGGGGTACTGCGGATCGGGGCGTGGGACGCGGACCCCGAACCTCCTGAGCCGCCGGGTGAGTTGGGGGTGCTGGGGGAGGAGGGGAGGGGGCTGGCGTTGGTGCGGGCCTGCGCGGATCTGTGGGGGTTGCAGCCGTTGGCCAGGCACGGCAACCGGGGGAAGTACGTGTGGTGCGAGCTGGCCGCGGCCTGA
- a CDS encoding helix-turn-helix transcriptional regulator, protein MVLRREPTARQMRLGVELRRLREGAGLTTIEAAALLGANRVQITQIESGLAGVSDERLRRLASHYDCTDQEFIDALVAMATDRTRGWWEDYRGRLPTSFLDLAELEHHAAFLHEVAILYVPGLLQTDDYARAVFSARVPELTQNELALRVQHRMRRQQITLAYKSVIHESALRIRVSDRAASRAQLLQLLEISEADNITIRVIPFDLDGFASAASTMTYAGGPLPRLDTVVRDVPHGSAFIDSEAQLTAFRTRFRKVEAASLDPGQSRDFINRLAKEL, encoded by the coding sequence ATGGTCCTGAGGCGCGAACCAACTGCGCGTCAAATGCGCCTGGGGGTCGAGCTACGACGGCTCCGCGAGGGGGCGGGACTCACCACCATCGAGGCAGCAGCGCTGCTTGGGGCGAATCGAGTCCAGATCACCCAGATCGAATCCGGACTCGCAGGCGTGAGTGACGAACGGCTGCGCCGCCTCGCATCCCACTACGACTGCACGGACCAGGAGTTCATCGACGCCCTGGTCGCGATGGCCACCGACCGGACACGCGGCTGGTGGGAGGATTACCGGGGGCGGCTGCCCACCTCGTTCCTGGACCTCGCCGAGCTGGAACACCACGCCGCGTTCCTGCACGAGGTGGCGATCCTGTACGTGCCGGGGCTGCTCCAGACGGACGACTACGCCCGTGCCGTCTTCTCGGCCAGGGTTCCCGAACTCACCCAAAACGAGCTCGCGTTGCGCGTACAGCACCGCATGAGGCGCCAGCAGATCACCCTCGCGTACAAGTCGGTGATCCACGAGTCGGCCCTGCGGATCAGAGTCAGTGACCGCGCCGCCTCCCGGGCCCAACTCCTCCAACTCCTCGAAATCTCCGAAGCGGACAACATCACCATTCGCGTCATCCCCTTCGACCTGGACGGCTTCGCCTCAGCCGCCAGCACCATGACCTACGCCGGTGGCCCCCTTCCCAGACTGGACACCGTGGTGCGTGACGTACCCCATGGGTCGGCCTTCATCGACTCCGAGGCTCAACTCACTGCCTTTCGAACGCGCTTCCGTAAGGTGGAAGCCGCATCACTCGACCCCGGACAGTCGCGCGACTTCATCAACCGGCTGGCGAAAGAGCTGTGA
- a CDS encoding DUF397 domain-containing protein encodes MENWRKSSYSGPDDGNNCVEIATHPTHISIRDSKTPTTATLTFPPAPFSAFIDALKTAPESQ; translated from the coding sequence ATGGAGAACTGGCGGAAGTCGTCCTACTCAGGCCCGGACGACGGCAACAACTGCGTCGAGATCGCAACCCACCCCACCCACATATCCATCCGCGACTCCAAGACCCCCACCACCGCCACCCTCACCTTCCCGCCCGCCCCCTTCTCCGCCTTCATCGACGCCCTCAAGACAGCCCCCGAATCTCAGTAA
- a CDS encoding insulinase family protein — MTTHDTSATALDTLHVLDGIVGHTTVHGIPTLFAPRPGEITAGLVFRVGHADETLPTSGITHLVEHLALYRLGLSDLHYNGATASTYTLFHVTGDEDEVVTYLNSVCEALRDLPMDRLETEKEILRTEAGSRGKGALSQMPLWRYGAQGHGLSSYDELGTRTLTPDQVRHWAETRFTRDNAVLFLTADRIPDGLDLTLPTGRRFPTPAASSALPVTPAYLRGEDGHLVFTSVLRRSTAAAVFAEVLGRALFQDLRQKGGYSYSAEADYSPRDADFATLTAYADALPQKQDAAVGGFVDVFARLRAGRIEQAELNSARGKVLKRYDAPDLGAALLPSYALSLLTGHRILTPEEHRAELEAVGVADLREVAREAWDGGLLQVPTRGADWAGLTPAPRFSPSGVSGTLHPSLEDEDVTLIIGEAGVTLSTPGGLVTVRYDGCAAMTTRPDGARCLTGLDGFRVDVEPTLYGDVTAERIAVLDKAVPAAAVVPLPARPAGEIPQPRERTAPAPRTPADESKRAEGRRTAGRVTGHFVFVTALATLWPVLLVTLLVNGIHEPGIGIAALAGFALEFWLLHAARNLYRTGQPTAPQ; from the coding sequence ATGACCACCCACGACACTTCCGCGACCGCCCTCGACACCCTCCACGTTCTCGACGGCATCGTCGGCCACACCACCGTCCACGGCATCCCCACCCTCTTCGCCCCGCGCCCCGGCGAGATCACCGCCGGTCTCGTCTTCCGGGTGGGCCACGCCGACGAGACCCTGCCCACCTCCGGCATCACCCACCTCGTCGAGCACCTCGCCCTGTACCGCCTGGGCCTGTCCGACCTGCACTACAACGGCGCCACGGCCAGCACGTACACCCTTTTCCACGTCACCGGCGACGAGGACGAGGTGGTCACGTACCTCAACAGCGTCTGCGAGGCGCTGCGCGACCTGCCGATGGACCGTCTGGAGACGGAGAAGGAGATCCTGCGCACGGAGGCGGGCAGCCGCGGGAAGGGCGCGCTGTCCCAGATGCCGCTGTGGCGGTACGGCGCCCAGGGCCACGGCCTGTCCAGTTACGACGAGCTCGGCACCCGGACCCTGACGCCCGACCAGGTGCGCCACTGGGCCGAGACCCGCTTCACCCGGGACAACGCCGTGCTGTTCCTCACCGCGGACCGCATACCCGACGGCCTGGACCTCACCCTGCCCACCGGCCGCCGTTTCCCCACCCCGGCCGCGTCCAGCGCGCTCCCCGTCACGCCCGCCTACCTCCGCGGCGAGGACGGCCACCTCGTCTTCACCTCCGTCCTGCGCCGCTCCACCGCGGCCGCCGTGTTCGCCGAGGTGCTGGGCCGCGCTCTCTTCCAGGACCTGCGCCAGAAGGGCGGCTACTCGTACTCGGCGGAGGCCGACTACTCCCCTCGTGACGCCGACTTCGCCACCCTGACCGCGTACGCCGACGCGCTGCCGCAGAAGCAGGACGCCGCGGTCGGCGGCTTCGTCGACGTCTTCGCCCGGCTGCGCGCGGGCCGTATCGAGCAGGCCGAACTGAACTCCGCGCGCGGGAAGGTGCTCAAGCGCTACGACGCCCCCGATCTCGGCGCGGCCCTGTTGCCGTCGTACGCGCTCAGCCTGCTGACCGGCCACCGGATCCTGACTCCTGAGGAGCACAGGGCCGAGCTCGAGGCGGTCGGCGTCGCCGATCTGCGCGAGGTCGCCCGTGAGGCGTGGGACGGCGGGCTGCTCCAGGTACCGACCCGGGGCGCCGACTGGGCGGGCCTCACCCCGGCCCCCCGATTCTCGCCGTCCGGGGTCTCCGGCACCCTGCACCCGTCCCTGGAGGACGAGGACGTCACGCTGATCATCGGGGAAGCGGGCGTGACGCTGTCGACGCCGGGCGGCCTGGTCACCGTGCGGTACGACGGCTGTGCCGCGATGACCACCCGCCCCGACGGGGCCCGGTGCCTGACCGGCCTCGACGGTTTCCGCGTGGACGTGGAGCCGACCCTGTACGGGGATGTCACGGCCGAGCGGATCGCCGTACTGGACAAGGCTGTTCCGGCCGCCGCGGTCGTGCCCCTTCCGGCCCGCCCGGCAGGGGAGATCCCTCAGCCGCGTGAACGGACGGCCCCCGCCCCGCGGACCCCGGCGGACGAGTCCAAGCGGGCCGAAGGCCGGAGAACGGCCGGGCGGGTGACGGGCCACTTCGTCTTCGTGACCGCGCTGGCCACGCTGTGGCCCGTGCTCCTCGTCACCCTCCTCGTCAACGGGATCCACGAACCCGGGATCGGCATCGCCGCGCTCGCCGGGTTCGCGCTGGAGTTCTGGCTGCTCCACGCCGCCCGCAACCTCTACCGGACCGGGCAGCCGACTGCTCCACAGTGA
- the glmS gene encoding glutamine--fructose-6-phosphate transaminase (isomerizing): MCGIVGYVGSQSALDVVMAGLKRLEYRGYDSAGVAVLADGGLAAAKKAGKLVNLEKELVDRPLPTGLTGIGHTRWATHGGPTDANAHPHLDNAGRVSVVHNGIIENFAVLRAELEDRGHELASETDTEVVAHLLAEEFSVTADLAEAMRLVCRRLEGAFTLVAVHADEPDVVVGARRNSPLVVGVGEGEAFLASDVAAFITHTRSAIELGQDQVVELRRDGVTVTGFDGRPADVQPYHVDWDASAAEKGGYDYFMLKEIAEQPKAVADTLLGRIDAAGSLTLDEVRISAAELREVDKVVIVACGTAFHAGLIAKYAIEHWTRIPCEVELASEFRYRDPILGPRSLVIAISQSGETMDTLMALRHAREQGSKVLAICNTNGSTIPRESDAVLYTHAGPEVAVASTKAFMTQLVACYLVALYLGQVRGTKWGDEISAVVRDLSHISGEVERVLETMEPVRALARSLAGKKTVLFLGRHVGYPVALEGALKLKELAYMHAEGFAAGELKHGPIALIEEDLPVVVVVPSPRGRSVLHDKIVSNIQEIRARGARTIVIAEEGDEAVVPYADHLIRIPATPTLLQPLVATVPLQVFACELATARGNDVDQPRNLAKSVTVE, translated from the coding sequence ATGTGCGGAATCGTGGGATACGTGGGGTCGCAGTCGGCGCTCGATGTCGTGATGGCCGGGCTGAAGCGACTGGAGTACCGGGGGTACGACTCGGCAGGCGTCGCCGTGCTGGCGGACGGCGGGCTGGCGGCGGCGAAGAAGGCCGGGAAGCTGGTCAATCTGGAGAAGGAGCTGGTGGACCGGCCGTTGCCGACGGGGCTCACCGGTATCGGGCACACGCGGTGGGCCACACACGGCGGGCCGACGGATGCCAACGCGCATCCTCATCTGGACAACGCGGGCCGGGTGTCCGTCGTCCACAACGGCATCATCGAGAACTTCGCCGTGTTGCGGGCCGAGTTGGAGGACCGGGGACACGAGCTGGCCTCCGAGACGGACACCGAGGTGGTCGCGCACCTGCTCGCCGAGGAGTTCTCGGTGACGGCCGACCTCGCGGAGGCGATGCGGCTGGTGTGCCGGCGCCTGGAGGGGGCGTTCACGCTGGTGGCCGTACACGCCGATGAACCGGACGTCGTCGTGGGCGCCCGGCGGAACTCGCCGCTGGTGGTCGGCGTCGGCGAGGGCGAGGCGTTCCTGGCGTCCGATGTGGCGGCCTTCATCACCCACACCCGCTCCGCGATCGAGCTCGGCCAGGACCAGGTCGTCGAACTGCGGCGCGACGGCGTGACGGTGACGGGCTTCGACGGCCGCCCCGCCGACGTCCAGCCGTACCACGTCGACTGGGACGCCTCCGCGGCGGAAAAGGGCGGCTACGACTACTTCATGCTCAAGGAGATCGCCGAGCAGCCGAAGGCGGTCGCCGACACGCTGCTCGGCCGTATCGACGCGGCCGGGTCCCTGACGCTGGACGAGGTCCGGATCTCCGCCGCCGAGCTGCGGGAGGTGGACAAGGTCGTCATCGTGGCGTGCGGTACGGCCTTCCACGCGGGGCTCATCGCCAAGTACGCCATCGAGCACTGGACCCGTATCCCCTGCGAGGTGGAGCTGGCGAGCGAGTTCCGCTACCGGGACCCGATCCTGGGCCCGCGGTCCCTCGTGATCGCGATCTCCCAGTCCGGGGAGACCATGGACACGCTCATGGCGCTACGGCACGCCCGCGAGCAGGGTTCCAAGGTGCTGGCGATCTGCAACACCAACGGGTCGACGATCCCCCGGGAGTCGGACGCGGTGCTGTACACGCACGCGGGGCCCGAGGTCGCCGTGGCCTCGACGAAGGCGTTCATGACGCAGCTCGTGGCGTGTTACCTGGTGGCGCTGTACCTGGGGCAGGTGCGGGGGACCAAGTGGGGCGACGAGATCTCCGCCGTCGTCCGGGACCTGTCGCACATCTCCGGTGAGGTCGAGCGCGTGCTGGAGACGATGGAGCCGGTGCGGGCGCTGGCGCGGTCACTGGCCGGCAAGAAGACCGTGCTGTTCCTCGGGCGCCATGTCGGATATCCGGTCGCCCTGGAGGGCGCGCTGAAGCTCAAGGAACTCGCCTACATGCACGCCGAGGGTTTCGCGGCGGGGGAGCTGAAGCACGGGCCGATCGCGCTGATCGAGGAGGACCTGCCGGTCGTGGTGGTCGTGCCCTCGCCCCGGGGGCGGTCGGTGCTTCACGACAAGATCGTGTCCAACATCCAGGAGATCCGGGCCCGGGGTGCGCGCACGATCGTCATCGCGGAGGAGGGGGACGAGGCGGTGGTGCCGTACGCCGATCACCTGATCCGGATTCCGGCCACGCCGACCCTGCTGCAGCCGCTGGTGGCGACCGTGCCGCTGCAGGTCTTCGCCTGTGAGCTGGCCACGGCCCGGGGCAACGACGTGGACCAGCCGAGGAACCTGGCGAAGTCGGTCACCGTGGAGTAG
- a CDS encoding RICIN domain-containing protein, which translates to MADAVRLGGPGMYGLAQDALNQTPQKLRELASMDGAFDGPLRQAHEKDESAWKANWERLYAKRNAWEKPLDGLETPGGFSDTEFQWVPGVHDGEDFYDQTGLGKWAGGPDWNEEFNFYDPTPEADDLTVKALKDLGTPLYGEKPYDPSLPGEERARQYDEQRAFEALFDTFHGKGADDARLFLASGGFPRTAPQPGTVEYRIAVEDMKTRFASCGWRDPIDPNKTLRQVEDTAAGEWQQEIASQATQRNQILTANRDATTALTKGAESMADLLGQSWIADHLARWQDYWSPGGLGWIGDSPAVIQVEAAQGKCLDVAGAKKTDGTPVQLYTCNNTAGQQWQWEASGDAYALVNVNSQKCLDVQSSNPANGTKIQIWTCNGSKAQQWNFDVRAADELRNVVTGKCLDLHTFDNSQDSWLWTCNGTNPQKFRIVPKGHNGTDSLSYPDKAQFDKAKAGITAAQTQAKKQLDAIKAQLAAAKKAATASDTAEQAAYRIADAGGAPRGRGLLAGQQKAQVTKGAVAGLEALAKAAETAEAATRASAGDSKTITQRALAQAAQSKAEFRKAAAAVAEAQAKAAADAARLHRDNAKKDKETAEAKLAETLKAEGDAKAAAADAHAKRLAAEAEEKTAKAEKEKAAAKQAEANQHKQNAQTEAANAQTAKEKAEAAEQTAIARKNDAVTARDNAKAKRDDAWEAEQKADAQRAKADAKEAYAQSLDAGDAATAARAAADEADRHASDAEAAAGRARSEADAATRAAAEADAAATRAEAAAERARANSDAAQAAKLKADAAVRTATAAVAESIAAAQHAASEAKTAVQLAAEAEAHARTAKSQANAARAEVAKAMAASAKAVGFAHVTAQAAVDAGKAAAQVANPANDAIQLGSPYVDTDSAASLVVLTGQASKSIAEQQKAVADAHAKNAQAEADAAKSLADQAKDDTKAAYQHAANAAGYARDARGYAKEALGYAADAASTAAKATQSLARTVEYDRQATVDAAAADAAAGRAEGYATSARAAADQAALDAEAAHAAAAEAEQAAKDARAAADRADAAATEAEEAAKDADKYAKEAQEAASRTETADKNSSIQKGTSAGGIGNVFYVDRIEAIGDPKDVKRDNCNVIIHFGDCTVTATITYKVEIDVYLCTALDLPATQAGCPDWETLFLGTQPVDPQTERVTKTLSMTEFNSGIDPVDILVGHWIDCAEKVAPGGASGSLGGCGWAAFDVAAFLFGGKITQAVVEGIRALDASLRTGVGIADAFKALRALDMDPGAVANISRTVAAFEDDVAEACRAFDGVARMTRALAAAAPNGLPCKFWKLTDFEGQRVYQRDDLIDPNYTSPKQKDGLSNLELMKKGRPPYAADDKQMQLHHMLQTQEGPIAEVTGSFHSANSKIIHWKSGTKIPSGIDRPAFKKWRERYWENRAKGFGG; encoded by the coding sequence ATGGCCGACGCCGTGCGCCTGGGCGGACCGGGCATGTACGGCTTGGCCCAGGACGCCCTGAACCAGACGCCGCAGAAGCTGCGCGAACTCGCCAGCATGGACGGCGCGTTCGACGGGCCCCTGCGTCAGGCCCACGAGAAGGACGAGAGCGCCTGGAAGGCCAACTGGGAACGCCTCTACGCGAAAAGGAACGCCTGGGAGAAGCCCCTCGACGGTCTGGAGACCCCGGGCGGGTTCAGCGACACCGAGTTCCAGTGGGTGCCCGGCGTCCACGACGGCGAGGACTTCTACGACCAGACCGGCCTGGGCAAGTGGGCCGGCGGCCCCGACTGGAACGAAGAGTTCAACTTCTACGACCCGACCCCCGAGGCCGACGATCTGACCGTCAAAGCCCTCAAGGACCTGGGTACTCCGCTCTACGGCGAGAAGCCCTACGACCCCTCCCTCCCTGGTGAGGAGCGGGCTCGGCAATATGACGAACAGCGGGCGTTCGAGGCACTGTTCGACACCTTCCACGGCAAGGGCGCCGACGACGCCCGGCTCTTCCTGGCCTCCGGCGGCTTCCCTCGTACCGCCCCTCAGCCGGGCACTGTCGAGTACCGCATCGCCGTCGAGGACATGAAGACCCGCTTCGCGTCCTGCGGGTGGCGGGACCCGATCGACCCGAACAAGACGCTTCGCCAGGTGGAGGACACCGCCGCGGGGGAGTGGCAGCAGGAGATCGCCTCCCAGGCCACCCAGCGCAACCAGATCCTCACCGCCAACCGCGACGCCACGACAGCGCTGACCAAGGGCGCCGAGTCGATGGCCGATCTGCTCGGCCAGTCGTGGATCGCCGATCACCTGGCCCGCTGGCAGGACTACTGGTCCCCCGGTGGCCTCGGCTGGATCGGTGACTCCCCGGCGGTCATCCAGGTCGAGGCGGCTCAGGGCAAGTGCCTCGACGTGGCCGGTGCGAAGAAGACCGACGGCACCCCCGTTCAGCTGTACACCTGCAACAACACCGCGGGACAGCAGTGGCAGTGGGAAGCGTCGGGTGACGCCTACGCCCTGGTCAACGTCAACTCCCAGAAGTGCCTCGACGTCCAGAGCAGCAACCCCGCCAACGGCACGAAGATCCAGATCTGGACCTGCAACGGCAGTAAGGCCCAGCAGTGGAACTTCGACGTCCGCGCGGCAGACGAGCTCCGCAACGTCGTCACCGGCAAGTGCCTGGACCTGCACACCTTCGACAACAGCCAGGATTCGTGGCTGTGGACGTGCAACGGCACCAATCCGCAGAAGTTCCGGATCGTCCCCAAGGGCCACAACGGCACGGACAGCCTGAGCTACCCGGACAAGGCCCAGTTCGACAAGGCCAAGGCGGGCATCACCGCGGCGCAGACCCAGGCAAAGAAACAACTCGACGCCATCAAGGCACAGTTGGCCGCGGCGAAGAAGGCCGCCACCGCGAGTGACACCGCAGAGCAGGCCGCCTACCGGATCGCGGACGCGGGCGGTGCCCCGCGCGGCCGAGGACTGCTGGCGGGTCAGCAGAAGGCCCAGGTCACGAAGGGGGCCGTGGCCGGACTGGAGGCCCTGGCGAAGGCCGCTGAGACCGCCGAGGCGGCCACCCGGGCCTCCGCCGGGGACAGCAAGACGATTACCCAGCGGGCGCTGGCACAGGCGGCGCAGTCGAAGGCCGAGTTCCGCAAGGCCGCCGCCGCGGTGGCCGAGGCGCAGGCGAAGGCCGCGGCAGACGCGGCCAGACTCCACCGAGACAACGCCAAGAAGGACAAGGAGACGGCGGAGGCCAAGCTCGCCGAGACCCTCAAGGCCGAGGGCGACGCCAAGGCGGCCGCCGCCGACGCCCACGCCAAGCGGCTGGCCGCGGAGGCCGAAGAGAAGACGGCCAAGGCGGAGAAGGAGAAGGCCGCGGCCAAGCAGGCCGAGGCCAACCAGCACAAGCAGAACGCGCAAACGGAGGCGGCCAACGCTCAGACCGCCAAGGAGAAGGCCGAAGCCGCCGAGCAGACGGCAATCGCACGCAAGAACGACGCCGTCACAGCCCGAGACAACGCCAAGGCCAAACGCGACGACGCATGGGAGGCCGAGCAGAAGGCCGACGCCCAGCGCGCCAAGGCCGACGCCAAGGAGGCCTACGCCCAGTCGCTGGACGCCGGCGACGCGGCGACCGCGGCGCGCGCCGCCGCCGACGAGGCCGACCGGCACGCGAGCGACGCCGAGGCGGCGGCCGGCCGGGCCCGCTCCGAAGCCGACGCGGCCACCCGGGCAGCGGCCGAGGCGGACGCGGCCGCCACCCGTGCCGAGGCCGCCGCCGAGCGGGCTCGCGCGAACTCGGACGCCGCCCAGGCCGCCAAGCTGAAGGCCGACGCCGCAGTGCGGACCGCGACCGCCGCCGTGGCGGAGTCGATCGCCGCCGCCCAGCACGCCGCCTCCGAAGCGAAGACGGCGGTCCAGCTCGCTGCCGAGGCCGAAGCCCATGCGAGGACCGCCAAGTCCCAGGCGAACGCGGCGCGGGCCGAGGTCGCCAAAGCCATGGCCGCCTCGGCGAAGGCCGTGGGCTTCGCCCACGTCACCGCGCAGGCGGCCGTGGACGCGGGGAAGGCGGCCGCGCAGGTCGCCAACCCGGCCAATGACGCGATCCAGCTCGGTTCCCCCTATGTGGACACCGACTCCGCCGCGAGCCTCGTCGTCCTGACAGGGCAGGCGTCGAAGTCGATCGCCGAGCAGCAGAAGGCCGTCGCCGACGCCCACGCCAAGAACGCCCAGGCGGAGGCCGACGCGGCCAAATCCCTCGCCGACCAGGCGAAGGACGACACCAAGGCCGCCTACCAGCACGCTGCCAACGCCGCCGGTTACGCCAGGGACGCCCGCGGTTACGCCAAGGAGGCCCTGGGCTACGCGGCCGACGCGGCGAGTACCGCAGCCAAGGCCACGCAGTCGCTGGCCCGCACGGTCGAGTACGACCGCCAGGCCACCGTGGACGCGGCCGCCGCCGACGCGGCAGCCGGCCGCGCCGAGGGCTACGCCACCTCCGCCCGCGCGGCGGCCGACCAGGCCGCCCTCGACGCGGAAGCGGCCCACGCGGCAGCGGCAGAGGCCGAACAGGCGGCGAAGGACGCCCGAGCGGCGGCCGACCGCGCGGACGCGGCGGCGACGGAGGCGGAGGAGGCGGCGAAGGACGCCGACAAGTACGCGAAGGAGGCCCAGGAGGCCGCCTCCCGCACCGAGACGGCGGACAAGAACAGCAGCATCCAGAAGGGCACGTCAGCCGGTGGCATCGGCAACGTCTTCTACGTCGACCGCATCGAGGCGATCGGTGACCCGAAGGACGTCAAGAGGGACAACTGCAACGTCATCATCCACTTTGGGGACTGCACGGTCACGGCCACCATCACGTACAAGGTCGAGATCGACGTCTACCTCTGCACGGCTCTCGACCTGCCCGCCACGCAGGCCGGATGCCCGGACTGGGAGACCCTGTTCCTCGGAACGCAGCCGGTCGATCCCCAAACGGAGAGGGTCACCAAGACCCTCTCAATGACCGAGTTCAACTCGGGCATCGACCCGGTGGACATCCTGGTCGGGCACTGGATCGACTGCGCCGAGAAGGTGGCCCCGGGCGGCGCGAGCGGAAGCCTCGGCGGGTGCGGCTGGGCCGCCTTCGACGTCGCGGCCTTCCTCTTCGGCGGCAAGATCACCCAGGCCGTGGTCGAGGGCATCCGTGCCCTCGACGCCTCACTGCGCACCGGGGTAGGCATCGCCGACGCCTTCAAGGCGCTGCGGGCGCTGGACATGGACCCCGGCGCCGTCGCCAACATCAGCCGTACTGTGGCCGCGTTCGAGGACGACGTCGCGGAGGCCTGCCGGGCCTTCGATGGTGTCGCCCGGATGACCAGGGCGCTGGCCGCGGCGGCACCGAACGGGCTGCCGTGCAAGTTCTGGAAGCTCACCGACTTCGAAGGTCAGCGTGTCTACCAGCGGGACGATCTGATCGACCCCAATTACACGTCGCCCAAGCAGAAGGACGGACTGAGCAACCTGGAACTGATGAAGAAGGGCAGGCCGCCGTATGCTGCCGACGACAAACAGATGCAGCTTCACCACATGTTGCAGACACAGGAAGGTCCGATCGCCGAAGTGACCGGTTCGTTCCACTCGGCGAACAGTAAGATCATCCATTGGAAATCCGGGACGAAGATTCCCAGCGGGATCGACCGCCCGGCCTTCAAAAAGTGGCGGGAACGCTACTGGGAAAACCGAGCGAAGGGCTTCGGCGGATGA
- a CDS encoding SMI1/KNR4 family protein, with protein sequence MRANEDTAQHGRGCSPEIIARAERELGLTFPPSYRLLIEEFGSWDVSSSEFLGIYQTEAAGDVLLGSVAETLDARAEVGMPQELMVVMLDDVWLFAVLDTSQPDEDGEYPVFAWNPGVLDGGLMEKIADSFGEFVLKECQQNLT encoded by the coding sequence GTGCGCGCCAACGAGGACACCGCACAGCACGGCCGGGGCTGTTCCCCAGAGATCATCGCCCGAGCCGAGCGGGAGCTCGGACTCACGTTCCCGCCCTCGTACCGGCTTCTGATCGAGGAGTTCGGCTCGTGGGACGTGTCGTCCAGTGAATTTCTAGGCATTTACCAGACCGAAGCCGCCGGAGACGTGCTTCTGGGATCCGTGGCCGAGACCCTCGACGCCCGGGCCGAGGTCGGCATGCCTCAGGAACTGATGGTGGTCATGCTCGACGACGTGTGGCTGTTTGCCGTACTCGACACGTCCCAGCCAGACGAGGACGGCGAGTATCCCGTGTTTGCGTGGAACCCGGGTGTCCTCGACGGCGGGCTCATGGAAAAGATCGCGGACAGCTTCGGAGAGTTCGTACTCAAGGAGTGTCAGCAGAACCTGACCTAA